A window of Vulpes lagopus strain Blue_001 chromosome 21, ASM1834538v1, whole genome shotgun sequence contains these coding sequences:
- the SMCO2 gene encoding single-pass membrane and coiled-coil domain-containing protein 2 has translation MALPKLSDETSLQMKTAGKEQLTEKNNGFLQNMDMAEGAMQNLLREFTKMDHILDRSDDGDSIFSKKPQTDFLHKNTLELEAEHRQDDEQNEQNEQETNQVQHEDPHVSTSLQFSEGNIPELSQENMFFQLNHWNTRMGLQVKELRADHTDWIEKINNIVQKINLTENTVKSLLNEVMSLEGQIEKLESHQDLDPDQGANIEVNVCNEVHELKEKLIARIKNFCKDMTLLNTKLGMYQKQEEKLDSQSPKEMCMEGSEPLLPQVAPAPSVQNTAPGITMWKRALRIFIIFYVLTFTGLSCYILFFDATFIFESLLPAMLGRRRMWELREIIEPFLNLEVEDLLPS, from the exons ATGGCTCTTCCAAAGCTAAGTGATGAGACGTCTCTGCAGATGAAGACAGCTGGGAAAGAACAGTTGACTGAGAAAAACAATGGCTTTCTCCAAAATATGGACATGGCTGAAGGTGCAATGCAGAA TTTACTAAGGGAATTTACCAAAATGGACCACATCTTGGATAGATCAGATGATGGGGACAGCATTTTCTCCAAAAAGCCTCAAACTGACTTCCTTC ACAAG AATACATTGGAGCTGGAGGCTGAGCATCGTCAGGATGATGAACAGAATGAACAGAATGAGCAAGAAACAAATCAGGTTCAACATGAGGATCCTCACGTATCCACATCTTTGCAGTTTTCAGAGGGGAACATCCCTGAACT GAGTCAGGAGAACATGTTCTTCCAGCTAAACCACTGGAATACACGGATGGGACTACAAGTGAAAGAACTTAGAGCTGATCACACAGACTGgatagagaaaattaataatattgtacAAAAAATAAACCTAACAGAGAACACAGTGAAGAG CTTACTAAACGAGGTGATGTCCTTGGAGGGCCAAATTGAAAAGCTGGAGTCACACCAGGACCTTGACCCTGATCAGGGGGCAAACATTGAGGTAA ATGTTTGTAATGAAGTTCATGAATTAAAGGAGAAACTCATTGCAAGAATAAAG AACTTTTGCAAAGACATGACTCTGCTGAACACAAAGCTGGGGATGTACCAAAAGCAAGAAGAGAAACTAGACTCTCAGAGTCCTAAAGAAATGTGTATGGAAGGAAGTGAGCCCCTGCTTCCTCAGGTGGCACCAGCCCCATCAGTGCAGAATACTGCTCCTGGCATTACAATGTG gAAGCGTGCACTGAggattttcatcatattttatgtCCTCACCTTCACTGGACTTTCATGTTACATACTATTTTTCGATGCTACATTTATCTTTGAAAGCTTACTCCCCGCAATGCTCGGTCGCCGCAGAATGTGGGAACTACGGGAGATCATTGAGCCTTTCTTGAACTTGGAGGTGGAAGACTTGTTACCCTCCTAA
- the LOC121480231 gene encoding transcription initiation factor TFIID subunit 9-like, with product MESGKMASPKSMLKDAQMMAQILKDMGITEYEPRVINQMLEFVFRYVTTILDDAKIYSSHAKKATVDADVVRLAIQCRADQSFTSPPPQEIFLLDIARQRNQTPLPLIKPYSGPRLPPDRYCLTAPNYRLKSLQKKASTSVGRITVPRLSVGSVTSRPSTPTLGTPTPQTMSVSTKVGTPMSLTGQRFTVQMPTSLSPTVKASIPATSAVQNVLINPSLIGSKNILITTNMVSSQNTSNESSNALKRKREADDDDDDDDDDYDNL from the coding sequence ATGGAGTCCGGCAAGATGGCTTCTCCCAAGAGCATGCTGAAAGATGCACAGATGATGGCACAAATCCTGAAGGATATGGGGATTACAGAATATGAACCAAGAGTTATAAATCAGATGTTGGAGTTTGTGTTCCGATATGTGACCACAATCCTAGATGATGCAAAAATTTATTCAAGCCATGCTAAGAAGGCTACTGTTGATGCAGACGTTGTGCGGCTGGCCATTCAGTGTCGTGCTGATCAGTCTTTtacctctccccccccccaagagatttttttattggatATTGCAAGGCAAAGAAATCAAACTCCTTTGCCATTAATCAAGCCATATTCAGGCCCCAGGCTGCCACCTGATAGATATTGCTTGACGGCTCCAAACTATAGACTTAAGTCTTTACAAAAAAAGGCATCAACTTCTGTGGGAAGAATAACAGTTCCACGGTTAAGTGTTGGTTCTGTTACTAGCCGACCAAGTACTCCCACTCTTGGTACACCAACCCCACAAACCATGTCAGTGTCAACTAAAGTAGGGACTCCCATGTCCCTCACAGGGCAGAGGTTTACAGTACAGATGCCCACATCACTGTCCCCAACTGTAAAAGCATCAATTCCTGCCACATCCGCAGTTCAGAATGTTCTGATTAATCCATCATTAATTGGGTCCAAAAACATTCTTATCACTACAAACATGGTGTCATCACAAAATACTTCCAATGAATCATCAAATGCATTGAAAAGAAAACGGGAAgctgatgatgatgacgatgatgatgatgatgactatgATAATTTGTAA